ATCAGCTTGAGTAACACTTGAGTTCTGATGTTTTTCAAAAGATCTTCAATATAATTTCTGATGAAGGGATCATCCATGATGGTTCTTCTGTTGCTCTGCAACACATCAATTTAATATTATATTGCAATCACATGAAAGAATGGATCATAGAGTTAATCGTCACTTTTggccgtttttaaaaaaaaaaaaagaaaaaaagatagAGTTAATCATCACTCATTGTACCTTGAGGATCTTCTCAAATTCCAAGATTTCGTTGCGCTGATATGCTGCAATCAAGTTGGTCATAGCTAAGATTTCTGGATCATTTTTGTACCTGCAACATAATGTTTTAAATCagaaataaaaataatgaaaaattttGAGGGAAAAAAATGATCACGTTAGTCACATACGGCTTTGCTTCTTGCCCGTCAAATGGATTGACTTCAGATTGCATAAGCATATTGGCCAGTACCAAGTACCTGTAACATAACAATATCTCCATTAAATTATTTgttttagtgataagattatgcTGTAAAATAGAAAATGAACGAATATAGCATACTTGAGACACTGGATTCTTCGTTGATTCCCAGCTTCATCATAGTTTTTAAAGGCTTCAAAAAAGTCAGTAGCTGCCTCAGCCCATTGACGCTCGGCCATATGCATTTTGCCACCACACTCATGTATAATACCCATGATCCTTGGATGAGGAATTGCTGATTTTATGGTGAGTGCTTTTTGGTACAGTTGCTGTCACCAATACATATACGGAATTAATTACAGAAATAAGACTATATTAAACTTCTATAAATCAGATAAATGTGATGAGGAATATGATCCGCATCAAATAACACCTGTGATATTTGCAGGATAAAACATTTAGTGAATGTAACATGAAACTATTACTTAAAGAATTTCACCTTGAGTTTTTTGTTATTCTTAGTCTCTGTGTACATTTGAATCTCAATTGCATACACTTCCAACAACTGTGTTCCTTTCTTTTGATCGTCAGTTCCATCAGCCCGTTGACAAGACTTGTGAAGTTCTTTCAATATCTGATAtacaaaaaagttttaaaaaaaacagAAACGAATTCAAGAACACTTCTTTTGTTTGATTTCGAATGCATACCTTGTTCATTCTACCATACTCTCCCATGTCAAACCAGATCTTGCAAAGCTTAAGATTTGTCTTGAACCACAATCTCTACACAACAGAACCGTCGATTAGCACAATTCAAATTAAAAGGGCTTATGAAAGTTTAGCTACGCTCAATCGTAACAATAAACACAAAATAATCACCTCATTTTTAGCTTCTTCAAGTGCCTTCAAGGTGGTTTGATAGAAGTCTTGTAGAAGACTGAAGTTCTGACTAGCAGACCCAGACACAAAATCCATGATATTGTTTATACATTTCTCACTATAATTTCGAGTCACAGCAGACTTGATGTATGTTAACATTTCCCTATAAGCATCCGTCATCTCCTTATACCTCCCTAAACGATAATAAAGCTTCACAGTTTGTTTAAGTGCTTTAAATCCCCTGTTAAACATACCATAAAAATCATCATTGACTTCACTGGCACATTTTGCTTAAAGAATAGCACATTCAAACAGAGAAAACGAGGCGTTTTTACAAAGccaaaaagaaaagatatatataatatatgctaCACTTATGCACGACTACAAAATCTTCAACTGTAGCATATAAATGTTGATGAATAGCATGAAGAGGGAAGTATTTGAAGAATGTAGCAATATAAGTAAAGATTCAACGCAAATTCTAGATGGGCCCACTTGTTTCATTCTGTGTTTATGTCACATTCAAGAAATTTAGTATTAATATACTTGCCATTCAGCTTTCTCTGGTTCCATCTGAACTACTTCAGCAAAACCGCTAAGTGCACCTTCTGGATCAGTCTCAACCAAACCTGTCTCGACAAAGCATGGTATACCAATCAACTAACTTGTATAAAATTATATCTGCGAAGTAACATATGTGATTCAAAGATATAACAATATACGGCACTGGAAATTATATAAACATAGGTTCATCAAGCGTTCGACAAGAATACATACATGATTTACAACTGAAAGATCCACAAGATAGACGACACATAAAAAAGAAACATGTTGGCCTTTACATCACATTCATCATTATGAGCTACATGACTTCATTTGTAATTATCTATTGTAAACTACAATATCAATAACATTTTGGCATCCTTGTATTTGTTCCAATGTGATTATCAATTACTGTTTCATCTAAACTCGCATCGAGTTTCCAACCCAGTCCTATGTCATCGAGTGTTGTCTAATTGGAGCTGTACAAGCCATTAATGCACACTATTCCATTTGTGACAACATCGAATGCATTTATATATGATTACTCTTATGAATAAATACTCTAACATGACAATTTGCATAACAAAGGATGACAAAATCAACCCATTATGACATCACAAATAACAAAATGCAAAATTAAGTCATAATTTGTTGAGAGAATATCAGAGACGCCATAGAAAATGAGGGACCATCATGGACTTTCATTCACATATTTAGAAGAAACTATAATGAATAAAAACACGCAGTAAGAAACCATGGCAAACGTTCAGTTTTTTTAAACCAATGCAACATTTTAAAAAGGCATTTGGTTTGCTTTGGAGTCGCTAAAACATTGATTATGACAATTATGGATGACTTATAAATGGCATATGAATTGATGATATATGAGTAACCTTACCTCGTGGTTTTCAGCCAATATGTTCAGAGATTCTATTTAAAGGAATAGCATATGATTTTTATTACTATACTTTGTCAAACTATTACAAGATTCTATATCTATATTGATTGAGTCTATCAAACTAAATGCGCGTCAATCTATTATCTATTACTATATACATGAAATAAAAGCCTAACAGGTTTCAGCATATACTCAATCGAGAATTTTTCACTCTCGTCTCATAAATTTGGTTCAGCAAACTTCTTGTTTTTGTTTAAGATACTGTGAAATCATACAAACAAATAAAAACCAAGCAtcgaattttataaaaaaaaatgttaatcgAGCAGGGAGCAAGTCACACAATTTACATGTGGAAAGAAATTGTTAGAAAGTAAAATAAAGCGGCATTAAACTTGTCATATAATCATATAATTCCTAAAACCAAAAACGCAAAAATAGACGAGAAGAAGAAATCAGTATGCCATAAAATCCAAAAAAACCATGAAGAACCAAAATCACATGACATAGATGCAATCATCCCTCAGTCTTCTATCGGTTTCGAACTACTTCTCAGTATTAATTATATCTAAGCAGACTACGATACAGACATTATCCAAAGATTACTTTAAACAATAAAAAAGTAACTATATACGCAGTTCATGTAAATCTCACAGTTGAATATAAATATTCTTTGTCACGATTCGCGAACTAATGCGACATCTAATTCGATTACCTAATTTAAACCGTTTAAATCAGTTAAAATTCCAGCAACAAGTACACAATGCCAGTGCCAACATTGTAACAAGTCTCATTGATATATAGATAAACAaacaaatacaattattatatgcatctttatactattattatatattaataaaagaaGGTATTGAATACCTTTAGAATTATAATATTGATTTTCAATATCAACATCTTGTTCTTCAGGTTCTTCCTCGGAATACTCGAATCCATAATCTTCCATGTCTGCATCTAAATCAGATAGTAAAAGCATAAGTCATAATCATAATCAGATTCAGTATCTTGAAGCAATTAAGCAAAAACAACGCGCACGCAAGCAAGCGTTCTTATTAGAGTGTGATTttgagttttaataaaaaaaaaggcAATAAAGTAAGTGAAACTGAAACCCTAGTTGATGAAACGGTGTAGATTGATCATACCTGAACCCATGATTGATTAGTAATTAGTAATTGATCGACGATGATGATATGAGTACAGGAGCGATGAGTTGTTTCTAGGGTTTTGGTTTCAGTTTGCGAGGAGGTATGTAACCCTTGTGCCTTTCTTGTGTATTCTTTAAATTTTGCTTAGCCTTATTTTcgctttttatttgtttatttattaaaattaaattaaattaaataaacataaacaataaacaataataataatatgagagGTGATCTCACACGTCACTTTTTGATCGATGTACACCTAATTATctattttacccttaattatattatatatataataataataataataatataagttcaactccctAGGAGAATAACTGTAAGTTTATGAAACAAAAGTGTACATATAACAAAAAAATGGTGTGTGAGAAttaggggtgtgcaccatttggtttgaaaccgaataattcgaatatcgaatcgaatccaAACCGGATTTTTTAAACGATTTTCAGATCGATCGAAATCGAAACCGAATTCTTAAGTCGATTTTCGGTTTGGTTTTcaattttcaaaattttaaatttggttaaccgaattaaaaaccgaattcaaattaataacatagtaaaacatatttatatttataatatttatatttatactataCTATATTTTATGTATTATCTCATTATTGTTAAAGAATAAACatgttatttatattatattttatttatgtattaTTTATAATGACTTGAAATTGACCTTTAACAAACTTTGCTAGCTTATTAGTAAAAAGCTAATTGTTTTGGTCTTGTGCCATTATAAACTCTACTTATATTTGCTAGAATATATGTAATGTGAATGGTGTAATCTGTGTAATCCATAGTAATTTGATGTTTATATATAAGTAATTATGCTAATTAGAATTTTAATTTTTAGTAATTTTTGATTTTAACCGAAATCAAATGGTTATTGGTTTGGTTTTGGTTTcggttttgatatttaaatttggttttggtttggttttcGCTTTTGAATTTATAAGTTCCAAAAtcgaaaaaaccaaaccgaataaaCCTAAAAACCGAATAAACCTACAAACTGAATAAACCTAAAAACCGAAAACCAAACTGATGAACACCCCTAGTGAGAATCACCtccctaataatattgatatattgatgataattataaataaaaagagCAAGATGCTCATGTGTGATAAAAAGACTAAACAACCCCTGTAAACCAAGAAAACCATTCAGCTCTCGCAACAAATGGAGAGACTAACACGAACTCTTGCCCACAAGGGATCGAAGCAATGACTTTCGAGAAACTTTCAGCATCAAAGCATACAATGACACAAGTGAATAACCGGAGCTTACACGCATAAACTCAGTCTAATATTATCATTTGATGCGTGCATTAATTGTAAATTTTGATTGATATCTAAAGAAATTACATGTTCATTAAAGCATCTTAACGTATGCCACAAACATAATGCACGGCTTCAAATCTATGCATAAAACATAAAGAGGAGAACCAAGGCCGTCCATTCGATTCCAATTTTTCATATGAGCGTGTTCAATTAATAAAAATAGGCTTTTGTATACAAAAGTTTTAAATATATGTAAGAATAAGTTCAGTAAATACTAAAAAAATTAGGTTAAATATCAACATCAGTCATAACAATATTTTTCACAAGTAATACATTTTGTTGGATTATATGTTCCTTTAAATTATGGGCCATGTGCAAACGCGCATGATACACGCCCTCAAATCCGTCCATGAGGAGAACATAACACTGAACGTAATTTCCAAACTTACATTCATTTCAGAAATTTGACTAGACCACATAAAAGTATAAGTCATGCATAATTGCAATTCAGTACATCACTATATCAGTACTAGGATATTGTTTACATTGCATAGTtataacataaataaattgatCAAGTGTGTTATCAGATCTCGCCATCCCATAGTTCTTCAACGGATTTATACTCACTACAATCATCAACCAAGAAATCACCTTGGATAATCCTAGCCTGCAAGACAACATCATTTATAAGTtgaagtttattttattttaattttttttttctttctttcaattAATAAACGTATTGGTTCATCGTATTAAAGCACCAAAAAAAAGCTTACTTGTTCAATCTTGGACAACTCAACAAACAAGTCACCAGGAATGGACCAATCGAATACAGAAAAGTTCTGTTTAATACGTGCTTCATTCGTACTTTTGGGAATTACGCTGTGACCCATTTGCAAACCCCAACGTAGTGCAACCTGTGCAGGAGTTTTTCCTAATGTATCTGCAACCGACGTTAGAATGGGGTGCTGCAGTACATTGCCCTTGAGCCATTCTGCACCCGGAGAACCAAGCGGCGAATATCCCTAAatatttgaaataaaaacatagtCAAAGTAAGTACATCTAGTAGATATAAAagtagtattaattattaaaatttgtCAGTTTTGATGACTTACTGAAAGGTGGACCCCATTAGATTTACAGAATTCGCGTAGTTTGGTTTGGTGCCATAAAGGGTGGCACTCAACTTGGTCCACAGCAGGGGGAACACGTGCAACCGCTAATAAATCTGCCAATTTTTTTGAAGAAAAATTGCTAACACCGATAGCTCGGGTCATGCCATTATCATAGCATGATTCCATATATCACTCGGAATGAGATTTTTAGGGTTTAAACTGGTGGTTCCCTTCTTCATACGTGCAGGCCAGTGAATCTTAAATATATAGtataattcattattattaaataagtCGGAACTACAAATATCAACATGTAATTCCCTTTTCTTATGAataaaaaaaggagcagaaaaataAATGTGTGTTACACCTAACTGTAATTTGTCATTTTTGCATATCAACATGCTAAGTTGATCAAAGACTGTGATAGAAAGATGCAAACAAGAGAACCAGGGCAAATTGTCGACTTTTAACATATAAATACACTAAACGTTAaactttaacaaataaatatacTGGAAGAAAACATGGGTCGTCAGGGGCGGCTGACCCCGGTTGACCCTTCATAAGTCTGCCCCTGCATAAGTTCATGTTCGAGATACAAAATGGAACCTTATAAACTTTGAAGTTTTCGATACATATAAAAAGTATACTACAACTAaacatttatcattttaaatatcaaAACAAGTTATTTATTGTTTCAAAATCTTTCAATCAAAATGACTTCTGACTTTGCCTCACTTGGACCAATAGCAAACAAGTGTATATAAAGGATTTTAAAAATTTTGGCCTCTTTCAAAAATTTGAACCCTGTTTAACCTATCTTGTACATTCTTAGAGACGGTAAACTTACTAGGTACAAATCAAGATGGTCAAGCTGCAAGTCTATCAAAGTTTGTTCTAATGCAAGAGGTACATCTTCCGGGGCATGATTACTACACCTGCAGAATTAGGCGACATGCCTTAGTAATAACGACAGAATGTGAATACAAGAATATGAATCTAAAAGAATGAATATTACAAACCAGAGTTTGGAGGTAACCCACAAATCTTTTCGCTCCACCACACCATCATCAAACAGCTTCTTTAAAGCTACACCAATCTTCAAAACCGTAAAGGCAGAATCATGTTATGCTTTATTTTAAACAAATTTATGTAATGTTTTGGGCTAGGCAAAATATTGACTGATTTGTCATATAGATTGTATATGCATCAGACGATTTCATTTAGTGAAATTTACAAGCTTATGTCTCAGATGTTATTGTACATGCATTTTGGTAAACCTGCATACCTCCTTTTCGTTGCCATATGCTTGGGCACAATCAATGTGGCGATACCCAATCTGCAGTACAAACACATGATGATTAGATAATAGGCGTCATCCAAATAAATTGATAAAATACAATGATAAGCCATAACTGTACTGCACGTTGTATTGAATATAAACACTATGATCTAACTGTCAATATAAACACTATGATCTAACTGTCATGTGCAGAAACTTATAAACATTGGCTAAAGAGGAACAAAAAAGTGACGTtgcaggttttatatatatatatatatatatatatatatatatatatatatatatatatatatatatatatatatatatatatatatatatatgagagattAATGGGGAAGTGACCATGTAAGGGGAaggggaattttttttttttttttttttttttgtttacatttttaatttttttcCCCACAAACATCAAAATTAGGTGaaaatatgaaaatttaaaaaagacactttgtgataaatgttattatttcaaCCAAAATATGTtcgaagaaataacattcatcGATAAATGTTTTTCTAAATAACATttatcgtgatgaatgttatttttCGAGCGTTTTTTCATCTTATctaaagttttttttttcaaattttaatccgatttagagtttggggtttagagtttagtgttttgggtatagtccataaaccctaactctaaaccattcgtgttaaaaactcaatctaaaccctcaATGTAAAccgtaaatctaaaccctaatttctaaatcttAATATCTGAACCATAATTTCTAAAGCTAATTTCTAAATAAAAAAACGCTCGaaaaataacattcatcacgatcaGTGTTATAAGTTATTTTCTCGAgtgttttctcgccaaaataataaaatatttttcacaaagtgccttttttaaatgtttatattttcacgtGATCTTAATATTTAAAaagaaatttcaaaaaaaaaaagaaaaaaaatttactcCCCTCCTCTCCCTCAACTTGCCACTTTCCTCTagattttctctctctctctctctctatatatatatatatatgtgtatatatatatatatatatatatatatatatatatatatatatatatatatatatatgtatgtatgtatgtatgtatatatagtaggttcaaacgagaaccacaaaaaaacAAGAACTTTTTAATTACATGGTTTCTATGCGTTTATATTCAACAAATTACATATAAATGTTATTTAATGCTCATATCATGGTTatacaaatgttcacaatcacaaATTGCATGTTCAATCGTATTGATATATACTTTATTCATGGTAAAGTTTCTTTTTTATCTACTTTACTTGTATACTTTTACTGCACATATTGGAATTCATGGTTCTTTATGGTCGGAGGTCCCTAGTAAGCAacctctctgctctacagaatagggagggacgacttcctctacctggggaccgataggtatccgtgggtggaggaatgacttcccttttactttagggtagaggaaaggactgtctacatctaacctcccccatactccactctagtggaattgggtattgttgttgttgttgttgttgttgttgttcgaaTATTCACAAACAAATTTGCAGAAGTGAATGTGGTATTATACATTTGATTATATAGTTAGATTATACGTTTTTTGAAACTACTTTTTGTTCAATTCtactctccatcaacatttatatgtGATTCAAGCTACTCACATGTGAAAAATCTTTGTAATTTAATGGCTCTCGAAGTTTTCACCCTTTTTttagttctcgtttgaacttttgactatatatatacacacacacacacacacatataatatatatatatatatatatatatatatatatatacacactaataACTCTAATAAATAGGTACTATATAAGCGTTCATAGTCGAAACTTAGGGCCTCTTTTTTTTAGACAGCTGTTAGAATCACCCAGGGGGATTTAACCACACACGCGTTCATCTCATACACAGTTATACCCACCCCCAACTGTGTGCTCAGGAGAAAACACGAACCAATCCCATACggggcatggacggtaaaacccTCCTTCCTTTACCCACCAACGCGATGTGGAAAAGGTGCCATGGGTGAAACTTAGGGCCTCTTTACTTTCCACTTATGTTTATGTAAAGCTTTTAGGAACTAAAATAGATATTTCTAGAGACATGGAATCAAACAGCCTTCCCCTTCCCAAACATAGGCAAATTGGAACATGAATTAATTAAGTAAACAACACCTTACTCTACATGCACAGCTAAATTGAcaaaatgttggtgattttagcatgatccaacgtcattttagttgattggattgctaagttgaaagtgctcgaaccattgaaacgctacacggatttggggagtgtggagtacacgttcgtaaggtgtaaaatggtttgaggatatgttagtgagcttggaaataacatttggaacttaaggaatgcgaaacgcgacttgaaagaatgcgaaacgcaacttgaaaggctaaacacacttgaaaataagcttaaacttGATTTTGGTGTGCAATAGCTTTAAGCCGCGGCACGGCTCatgggcccgcggcgcggcttaaagggtGATTTTGAGTTCGAGAGTTTTGGCATTTTTTGAAGTGTTGtgctttgttagcccgcggcgcggctcctggaCCCGCGGCACGGCTTAACACCGAACTCGTTGAAAAGGTgtcttttcaacccaaaaggcacatttgaaccccaaacgttATGGGGTTGTTCCAGGACATTTATGAACGGTTTTTTCATGTATTTGGACTTGTTTAACCACAAATACATGGGTGTGACATTCCAAGCATTATGTGGGTTCATATAAAAAGATGTGACTCTTTAAAgacaccttttgacccattataaatatatggattcatttccatATGAATGGTTAGACACTTTACACAATGTTCCAGATTTTGAACATGtctaacacactttcaacacaaaacTTCCAGATTTATGCAATCTAAATTGCAAGGAACAATTATCTTTTGGTCAAGACGAT
The window above is part of the Rutidosis leptorrhynchoides isolate AG116_Rl617_1_P2 chromosome 1, CSIRO_AGI_Rlap_v1, whole genome shotgun sequence genome. Proteins encoded here:
- the LOC139877878 gene encoding COP9 signalosome complex subunit 2, coding for MGSDADMEDYGFEYSEEEPEEQDVDIENQYYNSKGLVETDPEGALSGFAEVVQMEPEKAEWGFKALKQTVKLYYRLGRYKEMTDAYREMLTYIKSAVTRNYSEKCINNIMDFVSGSASQNFSLLQDFYQTTLKALEEAKNERLWFKTNLKLCKIWFDMGEYGRMNKILKELHKSCQRADGTDDQKKGTQLLEVYAIEIQMYTETKNNKKLKQLYQKALTIKSAIPHPRIMGIIHECGGKMHMAERQWAEAATDFFEAFKNYDEAGNQRRIQCLKYLVLANMLMQSEVNPFDGQEAKPYKNDPEILAMTNLIAAYQRNEILEFEKILKSNRRTIMDDPFIRNYIEDLLKNIRTQVLLKLIKPYTRIRIPFISKELNVPEADVEQLLVSLILDNRVQGHIDQVNRLLECGDRSKGMKKYTAVEKWNTQLRSLYKSVGNRVG